From a single Lolium rigidum isolate FL_2022 chromosome 7, APGP_CSIRO_Lrig_0.1, whole genome shotgun sequence genomic region:
- the LOC124672875 gene encoding chaperone protein ClpB1-like yields the protein MTGTGDPVIGRDDEIDRVIDILCRRTKNCAALVGAAGVGKTAVAEGLAQRVASGRVPAALVGARVVEVDLGAMVASTTLRGMFEERIKSIVKEAEASNGKVILFIDEMHMLYSSDASDMLKPALARGRIRCVGATTFDEYRKYIEKDPALERRFHKVPVEEPTTEATVAILRGLKQRFQDHHGVEIQDAALVAAVHLGSRYITGRQFPDKAIDLIDEACTIIARKMAQIDNENITQSSLPDTLERNLEISSTNRVEKAVVNPNHVAQVVSRWTGIPIATLHEEEKDKLIHLGDRLHERVVGQDEAVNLVARAVLRSRAGLDQPSQPIGSFLFLGPSGVGKTELAKALAEQLFDSEKMLIRVDMSEYDSVGSITRLIGAPPSYIGYDDAGQLTEKVRRHPYSLILFDEVEKAHPSVFNIFLQILDDGILTDGKGRTVDFKNTIIIMTSNLGSKHLITQSSGEVAKNLVMKQVQEFFSPELLNRMSEIVIFKPLSHEQLKEVAKIQIKNVVARVANKGISLSASDGVLDVILAESYNPMYGARPVRRWVQNNVMTTLSEMLVKGEVCEGSEIFIDATDDKKGLKYQVAKTPVTERSSACDGTV from the exons ATGACCGGCACGGGCGATCCGGTGATCGGCCGCGACGACGAGATCGACCGCGTCATCGACATCCTCTGTCGCCGGACCAAGAACTGCGCCGCGCTCGTCGGCGCCGCCGGAGTCGGCAAGACGGCCGTCGCCGAGGGCCTCGCCCAGCGCGTCGCCTCCGGGAGGGTTCCCGCTGCGCTCGTCGGGGCACGCGTCGTGGAGGTCGACCTTGGGGCCATGGTGGCCAGCACCACCCTACGCGGCATGTTCGAGGAACGCATCAAGAGCATCGTAAAGGAGGCGGAGGCATCTAACGGCAAGGTCATACTCTTCATAGATGAGATGCACATGCTCTACTCCTCCGACGCCTCCGACATGCTCAAGCCGGCGTTGGCCCGTGGACGCATCCGCTGCGTCGGAGCCACCACCTTTGATGAGTACCGCAAGTATATCGAGAAGGACCCTGCGCTCGAGCGACGGTTTCACAAAGTGCCGGTGGAGGAGCCGACCACGGAAGCAACCGTTGCTATCTTGCGGGGGTTAAAACAGCGGTTCCAAGACCACCATGGAGTGGAAATCCAGGATGCCGCTCTTGTTGCTGCTGTGCACCTCGGTTCCCGCTATATCACCG GCCGCCAATTTCCAGACAAGGCAATTGATTTGATTGATGAGGCATGTACTATCATAGCTAGAAAGATGGCGCAGATTGACAATGAGAACATTACTCAAAGCAGCCTACCAGATACTCTGGAAAGAAACCTGGAAATTAGCTCTACAAATAGAGTGGAGAAAGCGGTTGTTAATCCAAATCATGTCGCACAA GTTGTGAGTCGATGGACTGGAATTCCTATTGCTACGCTCCATGAAGAGGAGAAAGACAAGTTAATTCACTTAGGGGACAGATTGCATGAGCGAGTTGTTGGTCAAGATGAAGCCGTCAATTTGGTTGCACGGGCGGTGTTGCGTTCAAGGGCAGGTCTTGATCAACCTAGCCAACCGATAGGTTCTTTCCTATTTTTGGGCCCATCCGGTGTTGGAAAAACTGAGCTTGCAAAAGCTCTTGCGGAGCAGCTATTTGACAGTGAAAAGATGCTTATTAGGGTTGACATGTCTGAGTATGATAGCGTTGGTTCAATAACACGTCTCATTGGAGCACCTCCGAG CTATATTGGATATGACGACGCTGGACAATTGACTGAGAAGGTCAGAAGGCATCCGTACAGCCTCATCCTTTTTGATGAAGTGGAGAAGGCGCATCCCTCTGTGTTCAATATTTTTCTTCAAATTCTTGATGATGGTATATTGACTGATGGCAAAGGCAGAACCGTGGACTTCAAAAATACCATCATCATTATGACCTCAAATCTAGGATCAAAGCACCTAATCACACAATCATCTGGAGAAGTTGCAAAAAACCTTGTCATGAAACAG GTTCAGGAATTCTTCAGTCCTGAGCTTCTCAATAGAATGAGTGAGATAGTAATATTTAAGCCTCTTTCGCACGAACAGCTGAAAGAGGTTGCAAAAATCCAGATTAAGAACGTTGTAGCTCGTGTAGCAAACAAGGGTATCTCTCTGTCTGCAAGTGACGGCGTGTTGGACGTCATCTTAGCGGAATCATATAACCCG ATGTATGGTGCGAGGCCTGTAAGGAGGTGGGTGCAAAATAACGTGATGACGACGCTCTCTGAGATGCTAGTCAAAGGCGAGGTTTGTGAAGGCTCTGAAATATTCATCGACGCAACAGATGACAAGAAGGGGTTGAAGTACCAAGTGGCGAAGACTCCGGTGACAGAACGTTCTAGCGCATGCGATGGAACAGTTTAA